In Aegilops tauschii subsp. strangulata cultivar AL8/78 chromosome 3, Aet v6.0, whole genome shotgun sequence, one genomic interval encodes:
- the LOC141020785 gene encoding uncharacterized protein, whose amino-acid sequence MGSREESRARLRIDVWDPVLRVTDEENEGLRLAFLPQEIDVAVLGMKSNTAPGPNGWPVAMFNRFWTVLKGPIFDMCNGFMRCSVDISRLNIGVLSLIPKGFLVGVGSPHDAIGLGGQTTIAVNGEVGNFFCKKRGLRQGDPASPLLFNFVGDALGAMLDQARAAGNIRGVVGDLIPGGVSRLQYADDTLLFEPDLHNIAMVKGILLCFELMSRLKINFHKCEVVSIGMDAAESLRVANLLNCKLGKLPFTYLGLLIAEKKWLISDWEPLWNKMAGRVCPWRGRFTSSGARLILTNSSLSSLPMFVMGLFLLADGVHTKMDTPRARFFWEGAGPKHKYHMVKWQAVCRPKAQGGLGIINSKLMKIALMCKWIWKLSQGETGLWMDLLRAKYFPGGNFFEAATQGSPFWNSIQSLKPFSARGAKFTVNNDRSTRLWLDLWIVQQPLWSEFRDLYSIAVDPNQLVATRFSSSPPSIYFRRELSGPEVDSWDRLWAMTADVHLSSDADTVSWRFTGPALQAASGL is encoded by the exons ATGGGCTCCAGGGAGGAGTCGCGCGCTCGGCTGCGGATAGACGTCTGGGATCCCGTGCTGCGGGTCACGGACGAGGAAAACGAGGGCCTGAGGCTGGCTTTCCTTCCTCAGGAGATTGACGTGGCGGTCCTTGGGATGAAATCGAACACTGCCCCGGGCCCTAATGGTTGGCCGGTGGCGATGTTTAATCGTTTTTGGACTGTCCTTAAGGGGCCAATCTTCGACATGTGCAACGGGTTCATGCGGTGTAGCGTAGATATCTCACGCCTGAACATTGGGGTTCTTTCCCTGATCCCCAAA GGGTTTCTCGTCGGTGTGGGTTCACCGCATGATGCAATTGGTCTCGGGGGCCAAACGACGATTGCGGTGAATGGAGAAGTAGGCAACTTCTTCTGCAAGAAGCGTGGGCTGCGTCAAGGGGACCCGGCTTCCCCGCTGCTTTTTAACTTTGTGGGCGATGCCTTGGGTGCCATGTTAGATCAAGCCCGTGCCGCTGGAAACATCAGGGGAGTGGTCGGTGACTTGATCCCGGGGGGTGTGTCGCGCCTACAGTACGCGGACGACACACTCCTTTTCGAGCCGGATCTGCACAACATTGCAATGGTTAAGGGAATTCTCCTGTGCTTCGAGCTTATGTCCAGGCTAAAAATAAACTTCCACAAGTGTGAAGTGGTGTCCATAGGGATGGACGCCGCCGAAAGTTTACGTGTAGCTAACCTGCTCAATTGCAAGCTTGGGAAACTACCGTTTACTTACCTCGGCCTCCTGATCGCGGAGAAAAAATGGTTGATCTCAGATTGGGAACCTCTTTGGAATAAGATGGCGGGAAGAGTCTGCCCGTGGAGAGGGAGATTTACGTCTTCAGGGGCAAGACTAATCTTAACTAACTCCAGCCTATCGTCCCTGCCAATGTTTGTCATGGGATTGTTCTTATTGGCTGATGGGGTGCACACCAAAATGGACACTCCTAGGGCCCGTTTCTTTTGGGAAGGGGCGGGGCCCAAACATAAATACCATATGGTAAAATGGCAGGCCGTTTGCCGGCCCAAAGCCCAGGGGGGCCTTGGGATCATCAACTCTAAGTTGATGAAGATTGCACTGATGTGCAAATGGATTTGGAAGCTGTCTCAGGGCGAGACTGGCCTCTGGATGGATCTCCTACGTGCCAAATACTTCCCTGGGGGGAATTTTTTCGAGGCCGCAACCCAGGGGTCTCCTTTCTGGAACTCCATCCAATCCTTAAAACCGTTCTCTGCCAGAGGGGCGAAATTCACGGTTAATAACGACCGCTCCACGCGTCTCTGGCTTGACTTATGGATCGTCCAACAACCCCTTTGGTCAGAGTTTCGCGATCTCTATTCCATCGCTGTTGACCCCAATCAATTGGTGGCCACACGCTTTAGCTCCTCCCCGCCTTCTATTTACTTTAGAAGGGAGCTCTCGGGGCCTGAGGTGGATAGTTGGGACCGCCTGTGGGCTATGACCGCTGACGTGCATCTGTCGTCTGACGCGGATACGGTGTCATGGAGGTTTACAGGCCCTGCCCTTCAGGCTGCCTCCGGGCTCTAG